From Erigeron canadensis isolate Cc75 chromosome 8, C_canadensis_v1, whole genome shotgun sequence, one genomic window encodes:
- the LOC122611043 gene encoding uncharacterized protein LOC122611043, translating into MAARASFSSDSSRIVNNMMPGAASLSNNSILLLKDHLLDDLSSCSSNGFRSYPRRQHQCCTKVRYLIQLDLIKNNNNKHIQLPPPTQNNKHLFFFKNKYSKSKKLLINISSSSSVLHKASNAVVNAFKKLQFSSPRKPNKKPKAKATASSSSILPRNLSRNKKLPKHRGLWKQTSEKKHISPRAPSKVTVTTADIIIKSTSTLSSNSNSNSFVSSDHSYFSKSESSSTTTIGGSNSNVINHNAAHDVLEEATEKHTTSVTDTTTTANANAQKEQSSMEKDQFSPVSVLDFPFDNDDDNYEEDEVTSPFRRSKLYVKGSKQKLIQRTKSLAQIKPVRLEDRISLAESRTNDSISDQLSLQSKSECELNDYEMEKKAIALLQLLKATMPSHRHHHHHLFESTTMTESILLGFFAQRIMEGNVSNYTVLQEAKDWINDQTKDMFETQDCKLAYIRDMEKGAKWFKYDEEVETQDVGLELEYEVFTSLVQEMLHDFYL; encoded by the exons atgGCAGCAAGAGCTTCATTTTCTAGTGATTCAAGCAGGATAGTAAATAACATGATGCCGGGGGCGGCATCATTGTCAAACAATTCTATACTACTGCTTAAGGATCACCTACTCGATGATCTTAGCTCCTGTTCGTCTAATGGCTTTCGGTCCTATCCTCGGAGACAACATCAATGCTGCACCAAGGTCCGATACCTTATCCAACTTGAtcttatcaaaaataataataataaacacatTCAGCTTCCACCACCAACACAAAATAATAAGCACTTGTTCTTCTTCAAAAACAAAtattcaaaatccaaaaaactACTCATCAACATTTCGTCTTCATCTTCGGTGCTTCACAAGGCTTCCAATGCCGTGGTTAATGCGTTTAAGAAGCTTCAGTTCTCGTCCCCTCGGAAGCCTAATAAGAAACCAAAAGCAAAAGCTACTGCTAGCAGTAGTAGTATTCTACCAAGAAATCTTTCTAGGAATAAGAAGCTGCCCAAACACAGGGGCTTATGGAAGCAAACAAGTGAGAAGAAGCACATTTCACCTCGGGCACCGTCAAAAGTGACAGTCACTACTGCCGACATTATTATTAAATCAACCTCCACCCTGAGCAGTAACAGTAACAGTAACAGTTTCGTGTCGTCTGATCATAGCTACTTTAGTAAATCCGAGTCATCATCTACGACTACTATAGGCGGTTCTAATTCCAACGTAATCAATCATAATGCTGCTCATGACGTGTTAGAAGAAGCTACTGAGAAGCACACAACATCTGTAACAGACACTACTACTACTGCTAACGCAAACGCACag AAAGAGCAATCGAGTATGGAGAAAGATCAGTTTAGTCCGGTTTCTGTATTGGACTTCCCGTTCGATAACGATGATGACaactatgaagaagatgaggtCACTTCACCTTTTCGACGTAGCAAATTATATGTCAAAG GATCtaaacaaaaactcattcaacGAACTAAGAGTCTTGCTCAAATAAAGCCAGTTCGATTGGAAGATAGGATTAGTTTGGCAGAGTCAAGGACAAATGATTCAATAAGTGATCAATTATCCTTGCAAAGTAAAAGTGAGTGTGAACTAAATGATTATGAGATGGAAAAGAAAGCAATTGCATTGCTTCAACTATTGAAAGCCACGATGCCTtctcatcgtcatcatcatcatcatctatttGAATCCACCACTATGACAGAAAGTATTTTGTTGGGATTTTTCGCACAACGAATTATGGAAGGGAATGTGTCTAATTACACTGTATTGCAAGAAGCAAAAGACTGGATCAATGATCAAACAAAAGATATGTTCGAGACTCAAGATTGCAAGCTAGCGTATATAAGGGATATGGAGAAGGGAGCAAAGTGGTTCAAGTACGACGAAGAAGTAGAAACACAAGATGTCGGTTTGGAATTAGAGTATGAAGTGTTTACTTCTTTAGTCCAAGAGATGTTACATGACTTTTATTTATAG